From a region of the Arachis ipaensis cultivar K30076 chromosome B09, Araip1.1, whole genome shotgun sequence genome:
- the LOC107618761 gene encoding ABC transporter I family member 20, with the protein MGVVCGNSEPTIEIKDLKFTYPGIDGHPPPGSAPLIQDFSLSLSSGDRCLLVGSNGAGKTTILKILGGKHMVEPGMVRVLGRSAFHDTNLTSSGDLCYLGGEWRRDVAFAGYEVAIQMDVSAEKMIFGVAGTDPERRAELIKVLDIDLSWRLHKVSDGQRRRVQICMGLLKPFKVLLLDEITVDLDVLARADLLKFLRKECEERGATIIYATHIFDGLEDWPTNIVYVAHGKLQLAMPIDKVKETSKLSLMRTVESWLRKERDEDRRKRKERKAAGLPEFEKQVDGSRVAGDPARAAVRVINNGWAAGRLTSTVAGEENFMLSSNRVLRQ; encoded by the exons ATGGGCGTTGTTTGCGGGAATTCAGAACCGACGATTGAGATTAAAGATCTGAAATTCACGTACCCCGGCATCGACGGTCACCCTCCGCCGGGCTCCGCTCCTCTCATTCAGGacttctctctctcactctcttcCGGCGATCGATGCCTCCTTGTTGGATCCAATGGCGCTG GGAAGACGACGATTCTCAAGATATTGGGAGGGAAGCACATGGTCGAACCGGGAATGGTTCGTGTGCTTGGAAGATCGGCTTTTCATGACACCAATTTGACGTCCTCTGGTGATCTCTGTTATCTTGGTGGCGAG TGGAGGCGAGATGTTGCTTTCGCGGGTTATGAGGTTGCAATACAAATGGATGTTTCTGCTGAAAAGATGATATTTGGTGTGGCTGGGACTGATCCTGAAAGAAGAGCAGAGCTAATCAAG GTATTGGATATAGATCTCTCTTGGAGATTGCATAAAGTATCTGATGGTCAAAGAAGAAGAGTTCAAATTTGTATGGGTCTCCTCAAACCATTCAAG GTTCTTCTACTCGATGAGATAACAGTCGACCTTGATGTTCTAGCAAGAGCTGACCTTTTGAAGTTCCTAAGAAAGGAATGTGAAGAGAGGGGTGCTACTATTATATATGCAACACATATATTTGACGGTCTTGAGGATTGGCCAACTAATATA GTTTATGTAGCGCATGGAAAGCTGCAATTAGCCATGCCTATTGATAAAGTCAAGGAAACTAGCAAACTGTCATTAATG AGAACAGTTGAATCTTGGCTGAGGAAAGAACGCGATGAAgatagaaggaaaagaaaagagaggaaGGCAGCTGGTCTTCCTGAATTTGAAAAGCAAGTTGATGGAAGCCGCGTAGCAGGGGATCCAGCTCGTGCTGCTGTTCGAGTAATCAACAATGGCTGGGCAGCAGGGCGATTGACGTCTACGGTTGCTGGTGAGGAGAACTTTATGCTCAGCTCAAACAGAGTATTGAGGCAGTAG